One Campylobacter sp. RM16192 genomic region harbors:
- a CDS encoding DUF7768 domain-containing protein codes for MKNVKRIYVCSPYTALKEFGDNVVRLYALKALKSANAFYADDRVELFSPVLTNMYTCEHLSHDEAMQICFAQLRSCDELFIGGELRTTFFSKGITMEYKFAKEQGVPVVFEDEIFKRFYEKEVSHAKA; via the coding sequence ATGAAAAATGTTAAAAGAATTTATGTTTGCTCGCCGTATACTGCTTTAAAAGAGTTTGGTGATAATGTTGTAAGGCTATATGCACTAAAAGCTCTTAAAAGCGCTAACGCTTTTTATGCAGACGATCGCGTGGAGCTTTTTAGCCCCGTGCTTACAAACATGTATACTTGCGAGCACTTAAGCCACGACGAGGCTATGCAAATATGCTTCGCCCAGCTTAGAAGCTGCGATGAGCTTTTTATAGGAGGAGAATTGCGCACGACTTTCTTTTCAAAAGGCATCACCATGGAGTATAAATTTGCCAAAGAGCAAGGCGTACCTGTAGTCTTTGAGGATGAAATTTTTAAGAGATTTTACGAAAAAGAGGTATCCCATGCAAAAGCTTGA
- a CDS encoding phage portal protein, which yields MKIFNIFSKNQTSTRGKSGFFKPKQKVSLFHYPSLEAHEINRGELIRLIKNTDPDKTNKILRNQARSLSTAVSLASGFFDMLDSEILGESGFVLDIATQNRKLNTSIQNAFFDWEQECCLYGVYDFEDYEELVLNSLYRDGEAFIRIIRGATLKIELIDADDIDNDFNDESLNIKCGIQRASKYSLTPIRYYVKKEGNERLGIDAKDIIHIIHDLRHLIGGVLVSEGKTLEQIASILGHTSTNVTKRYSKVRQEVAAESL from the coding sequence ATGAAGATATTTAATATTTTTTCTAAGAATCAAACCAGTACAAGAGGCAAAAGCGGCTTTTTTAAACCAAAACAAAAAGTAAGCCTATTTCACTATCCAAGCCTTGAAGCACACGAGATTAACAGAGGCGAACTTATAAGGCTTATAAAAAATACAGATCCTGACAAAACAAATAAAATCTTAAGAAATCAAGCAAGAAGCCTAAGCACGGCAGTAAGCCTTGCAAGCGGCTTTTTTGATATGCTTGACTCTGAAATTTTAGGCGAGAGCGGTTTTGTGCTTGATATTGCGACACAAAATAGAAAATTAAATACTTCTATTCAAAACGCCTTTTTTGATTGGGAGCAAGAGTGCTGCCTGTACGGAGTATATGATTTTGAAGATTATGAAGAGCTAGTTTTAAATTCTTTATATAGAGATGGAGAGGCTTTTATAAGGATTATTAGAGGCGCAACGCTTAAAATCGAGCTTATTGATGCCGATGATATAGATAACGACTTTAACGATGAATCGCTAAATATAAAATGCGGCATACAAAGAGCTAGTAAATACAGCTTAACTCCCATTAGATATTACGTTAAAAAAGAGGGAAATGAAAGACTAGGCATTGACGCTAAGGATATTATACATATCATACACGACCTAAGACATCTGATAGGCGGTGTGCTAGTATCTGAAGGCAAGACATTAGAGCAGATAGCCTCAATTTTGGGACATACTTCTACAAATGTAACAAAGCGTTATTCAAAGGTTAGGCAAGAAGTAGCGGCAGAGAGTTTGTAG
- a CDS encoding DNA cytosine methyltransferase produces the protein MQILDLFSGIGGFSVGFESANYQDYDFTKLPINQKYKSDGFYKTIAFCEKDKNCQKVLKKHWANVPIFEDVHTLDKPTLDKLGEIDIITGGFPCQDLSLAGKRVGIQGSRSSLFIEILRIANVTKPKFILFENTPELVRNKQYFKIFTQELRERGYRCRAFLLRADAFGYPHKRQRAYIVAYSDEIGQFCVETLFDCLSNGNTQKPSEEIISIYRRYLWRNKNGYKNNIRDIRNDNGFPENVERVGILGNSVVPEIVARFARFIKYI, from the coding sequence ATGCAAATTTTAGATTTATTTAGCGGTATCGGTGGTTTTTCTGTAGGTTTTGAGAGTGCAAACTACCAAGACTATGACTTTACCAAGCTACCTATAAATCAAAAATATAAAAGTGATGGTTTTTATAAAACTATCGCTTTTTGTGAAAAAGACAAGAATTGCCAAAAAGTTCTTAAAAAACATTGGGCTAATGTGCCTATTTTTGAGGACGTCCATACTCTTGATAAGCCTACGCTTGATAAGTTGGGAGAAATAGACATAATTACCGGCGGCTTTCCTTGCCAAGACTTAAGCTTAGCCGGCAAAAGAGTAGGCATACAAGGAAGCAGAAGTAGTTTATTTATTGAAATTTTAAGGATAGCAAATGTCACAAAGCCAAAGTTTATTTTGTTTGAGAACACTCCCGAACTTGTCAGAAACAAACAATACTTCAAAATTTTTACGCAAGAGCTTAGGGAGCGTGGATATAGATGTAGAGCTTTTTTACTACGAGCAGATGCCTTTGGATACCCACATAAAAGACAAAGAGCGTATATTGTTGCCTACTCCGACGAAATCGGACAGTTTTGTGTTGAAACGCTTTTCGATTGCCTCTCAAATGGAAACACACAAAAACCATCAGAAGAAATTATTTCCATATATCGTCGATACCTTTGGCGAAACAAAAACGGATATAAAAACAATATCCGAGACATACGAAACGATAATGGGTTTCCCGAAAACGTGGAGCGAGTTGGAATATTAGGCAATAGCGTAGTGCCTGAAATAGTTGCGAGATTTGCAAGGTTTATAAAATACATATAA
- a CDS encoding nucleotidyltransferase substrate binding protein translates to MSYINTEHLAKSLEVLNKSYELIKQCNKDSVEYEIYRNSIIKGFEMTLEQSGKLLRKKLEPFFASKKAVDTLNFKDLFRYANKHSLLDSNSVERWLEYRDNRNNTAHDYGEHFADETLKLIEEFIKDAKRLEEIIKND, encoded by the coding sequence GTGAGTTATATAAATACAGAGCATTTAGCAAAGTCGCTTGAGGTTTTGAATAAGTCTTATGAACTTATAAAACAATGCAATAAAGATTCTGTGGAATATGAAATTTATCGCAACTCTATTATTAAAGGTTTTGAAATGACTTTAGAGCAGAGCGGTAAGTTGCTAAGAAAAAAACTTGAGCCATTTTTTGCAAGCAAAAAAGCAGTAGATACTCTAAATTTCAAAGACCTTTTTAGATATGCAAATAAGCACTCTTTACTAGATAGCAACAGCGTAGAGAGATGGCTTGAATATAGAGATAACCGTAATAATACAGCACACGATTACGGCGAACATTTTGCAGATGAAACATTAAAGCTTATTGAAGAGTTTATAAAAGACGCAAAGAGACTAGAAGAGATAATTAAAAATGACTGA
- a CDS encoding tyrosine-type recombinase/integrase — protein MPKIQAPLTDATLKSLKPREKIYRMSDGQNLFIAVEPGGRKFFVFEYKSPMTLKIRRYTMGNYPELTLAKARELRAELKKKISEGIDPMFEKSNTNRIFEKIAIEWIEKKSGVIKEHTAKTQLRIAQKHLFPYIGKRDISGIKAAEIIMILQKIEESEAFATLKKAFQLCSQIWKFAVVSQRAAHNIMADIEYKYTFRAVKSQNYPTLIRDNDIKALIQGINEYGGDYKTKIALKLAIYTAARSFNIRAAQWSEFDLKKDIWNIDIKKMKQERDYFNLPMSRQVKSLLLEYKKFCINSDFLFYSPVSKTKYMSENTLNVALRRMGYTKDELVFHGFRSMFSTVCNENIHIHGYSPDIIEKCLAHKEGNSVRAAYNRVSNLTHMRGLMQWWADYLDSLA, from the coding sequence ATGCCTAAAATACAAGCTCCGCTTACAGATGCTACCCTTAAATCATTGAAACCGAGGGAAAAGATATATAGGATGTCTGATGGGCAAAATTTGTTTATTGCTGTTGAGCCGGGCGGACGTAAATTTTTTGTCTTTGAATACAAAAGCCCTATGACTTTAAAAATAAGAAGATACACGATGGGTAATTACCCGGAACTAACACTAGCAAAAGCAAGAGAGCTTAGGGCGGAGCTAAAGAAAAAAATATCCGAGGGTATTGATCCTATGTTCGAAAAAAGCAATACAAATAGGATATTTGAAAAAATAGCTATAGAATGGATAGAAAAGAAGTCCGGTGTAATCAAAGAGCATACCGCAAAAACTCAACTTAGGATAGCACAAAAACATCTGTTTCCATATATAGGTAAGAGGGATATATCCGGGATAAAAGCTGCCGAGATAATAATGATATTGCAAAAGATAGAGGAGTCGGAGGCGTTTGCAACATTAAAGAAGGCATTTCAGCTATGTTCGCAAATTTGGAAATTTGCAGTAGTAAGCCAAAGGGCGGCTCACAATATAATGGCCGATATAGAGTATAAATATACATTTAGAGCCGTAAAATCACAAAACTATCCGACACTTATAAGAGATAACGATATAAAGGCTTTAATCCAAGGCATTAACGAATATGGCGGAGATTATAAGACAAAAATAGCTTTAAAGCTTGCAATTTATACCGCCGCAAGATCGTTTAATATAAGAGCTGCACAGTGGAGTGAATTTGACTTGAAAAAAGATATTTGGAATATAGATATAAAAAAGATGAAGCAGGAGAGGGATTACTTCAATCTTCCCATGTCAAGACAGGTTAAATCGCTGTTGCTTGAGTATAAAAAATTTTGTATTAATAGTGATTTTTTATTTTATAGCCCCGTTAGTAAGACAAAATATATGAGTGAGAATACTTTAAATGTAGCTCTTAGAAGAATGGGCTATACAAAGGATGAGTTGGTATTTCATGGGTTTCGCTCTATGTTTAGCACTGTTTGCAATGAAAATATACATATACACGGATATAGTCCCGATATAATAGAAAAATGCTTGGCCCATAAAGAGGGCAACAGTGTCAGAGCCGCTTACAATAGAGTAAGCAACTTGACACATATGAGAGGTTTGATGCAGTGGTGGGCGGATTATTTAGATAGCCTAGCATGA
- a CDS encoding type II toxin-antitoxin system HicB family antitoxin: MKKDLEYYLNLPYTITVKRLDDGDYYAQYADLGLTKNNLMAGWGDSEAEAIKELKDAFACYVEGSLKNGESIYEPIKEDVKVRINLTMPKSVLEAIDRVSSNRSKFLTDAANLKLASI; this comes from the coding sequence ATGAAAAAAGACCTTGAATACTATCTAAATTTGCCTTATACCATAACAGTTAAAAGACTTGATGATGGCGACTATTACGCGCAATATGCCGATTTAGGGCTTACTAAAAATAACCTAATGGCGGGCTGGGGAGATAGTGAAGCGGAGGCGATAAAAGAGCTTAAAGATGCTTTTGCGTGCTATGTGGAGGGCTCTTTAAAAAACGGAGAAAGCATATATGAGCCTATAAAAGAAGATGTAAAAGTGCGCATAAATTTAACTATGCCTAAATCCGTTTTAGAGGCAATCGATCGCGTAAGCTCAAATCGCTCTAAATTTTTAACAGATGCAGCAAATTTAAAGCTAGCTAGCATTTAA
- a CDS encoding helix-turn-helix transcriptional regulator yields the protein MNGEFLTTKQVKELYGWCDTTLWRYVNAGYIEKFKLGPRTVLYSKASIDKFIASAVKVTPSGSKSC from the coding sequence ATGAACGGCGAATTTTTAACCACAAAACAAGTTAAAGAACTATACGGGTGGTGTGATACGACTCTATGGCGATATGTAAACGCCGGGTACATAGAGAAATTCAAGCTAGGACCCCGCACTGTGTTATACTCAAAAGCGAGCATTGATAAATTTATAGCCAGTGCGGTTAAGGTAACCCCGAGCGGATCTAAATCATGCTAG